Sequence from the Candidatus Woesearchaeota archaeon genome:
TTCGTCAAGGCACCTTACTCTTATCCTTGATGCGCCAAGCCTTTGCTCAACAATCCCGAACACTTCCCTCCCCCTAGGAAGCTTTACATGGTGTATTTCCTCCTCTTCTTCAGGGCGGAAACTACCCCTGCTGTGCTGATTTCTGTTAAACATTGGCATGGGCTAAAATAAAAAACGCCCTTATATAAAGCTTTTGTATTTTTCAGAGGTAAAACCGGACTAGGGCAGCTGAAAATTAAGATAATTAAAAGGATGAAAAAACAGATGAAGAATTAGAAACACCTGAAAGAAAAAATAAAGCAGCAGTTCAGTAATAAGTGCCCATGTTCTTTTCTTCGCTCTTCTTCTCAGCAGGCTTTCCGTTTATTGCAAGCACTTTCACTGTTATCACAATTTCTTTTCCTGCAAGAGGGTGGTTTGTGTCAGCGAGAATCCTTCCATCTTTCACTTCCTTTATCAGGCAGTTCACAAACTGCCCCTTCTCGTCTTTCAGTATGAAATACTCGCCTATTATGGGCTCCCTTTTCTCCCCGATTATCTCAACAGGAAGGTCCCTTAACTTTGACTCATCCCTTTCGCCATACGCCTTATTTGGGCTTATGACAAATGTCTTTGACTCGTTGAACTCCATTCCCATTAAGCCATCATCAAGCCCCTT
This genomic interval carries:
- a CDS encoding FKBP-type peptidyl-prolyl cis-trans isomerase: MANGNKEENNCSLPKVKAGDLVKIDFVASLRDGVIFDTSIGFEADNCGIIDPDREYKPVEFIVGSNAVIKGLDDGLMGMEFNESKTFVISPNKAYGERDESKLRDLPVEIIGEKREPIIGEYFILKDEKGQFVNCLIKEVKDGRILADTNHPLAGKEIVITVKVLAINGKPAEKKSEEKNMGTYY